In Thunnus thynnus chromosome 4, fThuThy2.1, whole genome shotgun sequence, a genomic segment contains:
- the LOC137181747 gene encoding protein S100-B-like: MEASKKNMSDLESSMVTIIQVFHKYSGHKCKLKKAELKALIDNEMSHFILKIQENETLDELFADLDQNGDLEIDFQEFITLIAMVTSACHELFIPNYQKK; encoded by the exons ATGGAG GCCTCAAAGAAGAATATGTCAGACCTGGAGAGCAGCATGGTCACCATCATCCAAGTGTTTCACAAATACTCGGGTCATAAATGCAAGCTGAAGAAAGCAGAGCTTAAAGCACTCATCGACAACGAGATGAGTCATTTCATACTG AAAATCCAAGAGAACGAAACCCTGGATGAGCTCTTTGCAGACCTCGACCAGAACGGAGACCTGGAGATTGACTTCCAAGAGTTCATTACCCTCATCGCCATGGTCACCTCAGCATGCCATGAACTCTTCATCCCAAACTACCAAAAGAAATAG